A single region of the Pseudomonas granadensis genome encodes:
- a CDS encoding SRPBCC family protein: MTDHPLIATHTRNDTGQRGAMSSAERALSLTAGSALLLHGWRTGGLAGALEIVAGAYGVWRGAAGHCRLKQALTPTPFEQQFSREHHWPISEAITRSVTINRPLEEVRDFITRVENIGPLLRWVDSVEQLSPDTTCWTLRAPAGRKLQTTLIRQPAEDPNTLHWQTPDQSSWQHDISLSLTPAPANRGTQVKAVVVCKPAMGKLGYAFARAISLFSDKALLNGLQAVKQQMETGEVSNNRMRPEGDDDFFYVHGDSGHTAAGQQPVKTGVAIEGGIH, from the coding sequence ATGACTGACCATCCACTGATAGCCACCCACACAAGAAACGACACCGGCCAGCGCGGCGCAATGAGCAGCGCCGAACGCGCCCTGTCCCTCACCGCCGGCAGCGCACTGTTATTGCACGGCTGGCGCACCGGCGGCCTCGCCGGCGCACTGGAAATCGTCGCCGGCGCATACGGCGTATGGCGCGGTGCCGCCGGCCACTGCCGCTTGAAACAGGCCCTCACCCCTACCCCGTTCGAGCAACAATTCAGCCGCGAACACCACTGGCCGATCAGCGAAGCGATCACCCGCAGCGTGACGATCAACCGTCCGCTGGAAGAAGTTCGCGACTTCATCACCCGCGTCGAAAACATCGGACCGCTGCTGCGCTGGGTCGACAGCGTCGAACAACTCAGCCCGGACACCACCTGCTGGACGCTGCGCGCACCCGCCGGTCGCAAGCTGCAAACAACGCTGATTCGCCAGCCCGCCGAAGACCCGAACACCCTGCACTGGCAAACCCCGGACCAATCCAGTTGGCAACACGACATCTCCCTGTCGTTGACCCCCGCCCCCGCCAATCGTGGCACACAGGTCAAAGCCGTGGTCGTGTGCAAACCGGCGATGGGCAAACTCGGTTACGCCTTCGCTCGCGCAATCAGCCTGTTCAGCGACAAAGCCCTGCTAAACGGTTTGCAAGCAGTCAAACAGCAGATGGAAACCGGCGAAGTCAGCAACAACCGCATGCGCCCTGAAGGCGACGATGATTTCTTTTATGTCCACGGCGACAGCGGCCATACCGCGGCCGGTCAACAACCGGTGAAAACCGGCGTGGCGATTGAAGGGGGGATTCACTGA
- a CDS encoding YbfB/YjiJ family MFS transporter, which yields MKRGANLVAAAFALTALSYGLARFAYGLLLPQIRQELALSVSAAGWIGGSAFAAYCVGIVATFISNGKLSPRALTVLAGAAASFGMGLIAFAQSGLALGCGVALAGLSTGLTSPPLASAVAARIAEAQRARANGFINAGTAAGIVFSGLTVVVAAGQWRQLYALFAMMGVGITLWLWFAAPRRGENAIADNFSSTLLLRPGVLPLCCSAFLMGLASTAIWTFGADILRAEAGFSDRSIAWAWILLGTAGISGCTTGVLTGRFGVARVHRWALAGIAVGTLGLAAASVSAFYGLAAMCLFGAAYIVSSGVYLIQGINLFADRPDLGLGIPFLVLALGQTAGTPLFGAVLENAGVIVALCAFALAAGVAMLPRASAAKQSIKPPAGESPGENR from the coding sequence TTGAAGCGCGGCGCTAACCTGGTGGCGGCGGCTTTCGCCCTCACGGCGTTGTCCTATGGCCTGGCACGATTTGCCTACGGCCTCCTGCTGCCGCAGATTCGTCAGGAGCTGGCGCTCAGCGTCTCGGCGGCCGGCTGGATCGGCGGCAGCGCCTTCGCGGCCTACTGCGTGGGCATCGTCGCGACATTCATCAGTAACGGCAAACTCAGCCCGCGCGCACTTACGGTGCTTGCCGGTGCGGCCGCTTCGTTCGGCATGGGTTTGATCGCCTTCGCCCAATCGGGCCTGGCGCTGGGCTGCGGCGTGGCGCTCGCCGGATTGAGCACCGGCCTGACTTCACCGCCGCTGGCCAGCGCGGTGGCGGCCCGTATTGCCGAGGCGCAGCGCGCGCGGGCCAACGGCTTCATTAACGCCGGCACCGCTGCCGGCATCGTTTTTTCCGGTTTGACCGTGGTGGTCGCCGCAGGGCAATGGCGGCAGTTGTATGCGCTGTTCGCGATGATGGGGGTCGGCATTACGCTGTGGCTGTGGTTTGCCGCACCACGCCGAGGCGAAAACGCAATCGCCGACAACTTTTCCTCGACCCTGCTGCTGCGTCCCGGTGTATTGCCGCTGTGTTGCAGCGCCTTTTTGATGGGACTGGCGAGCACCGCGATCTGGACGTTCGGCGCCGACATTCTGCGCGCTGAAGCTGGTTTCTCTGATCGGTCGATTGCCTGGGCGTGGATTTTGCTCGGCACTGCGGGCATCAGTGGCTGCACCACCGGCGTACTGACCGGTCGTTTTGGCGTCGCTCGCGTGCATCGCTGGGCCCTCGCCGGGATCGCCGTCGGCACACTAGGGCTGGCAGCGGCTTCGGTTTCAGCGTTTTATGGGCTCGCGGCGATGTGCCTGTTTGGCGCGGCCTACATCGTCTCATCCGGTGTGTATCTGATTCAGGGGATCAACCTGTTTGCAGATCGTCCCGATCTGGGGCTGGGCATTCCGTTTCTGGTCCTGGCGCTGGGGCAAACCGCCGGCACGCCGTTGTTTGGCGCGGTGCTGGAGAACGCCGGGGTGATCGTCGCCCTGTGCGCGTTTGCCTTGGCTGCAGGCGTGGCGATGCTGCCGAGAGCAAGCGCCGCAAAGCAGTCGATCAAGCCGCCGGCTGGAGAATCTCCAGGAGAAAATCGATGA
- a CDS encoding gamma-glutamyl-gamma-aminobutyrate hydrolase family protein: MSRLPVIAVTASCWKIGPHAVQMNDDKNSRAVASAAGGLPLILPMFPDLLDPEQIIASVDGLLFTGAPSNIEPFHYGGPPSPPGTEHDPARDHLTLPLLRAAVAAGLPVLGLCRGVQELNVAFGGTLHQQLDGPGAEHEPPGDESIEEQYAKTHDVTVQPGGVLAGLGLEGVIKVNSVHAQGIARVAEGLRVEAVAEDGLIEALSVEGSKGFALGVQWHPEWQVMSHPDYLKIFQAFGDACRRYAEQRTAAL; this comes from the coding sequence ATGTCTCGATTACCTGTCATTGCGGTCACGGCCAGTTGCTGGAAGATCGGTCCGCATGCGGTGCAGATGAATGACGACAAGAATTCGCGTGCGGTGGCCAGTGCGGCCGGTGGGCTGCCGCTGATTTTGCCGATGTTCCCTGATCTGCTTGATCCTGAGCAGATTATTGCGAGCGTCGATGGTTTGCTGTTCACCGGTGCGCCGTCGAATATCGAGCCGTTTCATTACGGTGGGCCACCGAGTCCGCCGGGGACTGAGCATGATCCGGCGCGTGATCATCTGACGCTGCCGTTGTTGCGCGCGGCTGTGGCTGCCGGGTTGCCGGTGCTCGGTTTGTGTCGTGGGGTGCAGGAGCTCAATGTGGCTTTTGGCGGGACCTTGCACCAGCAGCTCGATGGGCCTGGCGCGGAGCATGAACCCCCTGGCGATGAATCTATCGAAGAGCAGTACGCCAAGACCCACGATGTGACGGTGCAACCGGGCGGGGTTCTGGCGGGGCTTGGGCTTGAGGGCGTGATCAAGGTCAATTCAGTGCATGCCCAAGGCATCGCGCGGGTGGCTGAGGGTTTGCGTGTTGAGGCGGTGGCGGAGGACGGTTTGATCGAGGCGTTATCGGTTGAGGGCAGCAAGGGATTTGCCTTGGGGGTGCAGTGGCATCCCGAGTGGCAGGTGATGTCGCATCCGGATTATCTGAAGATCTTCCAGGCGTTTGGCGATGCGTGCCGCCGGTATGCCGAACAACGTACCGCCGCGCTTTAG
- a CDS encoding cytochrome o ubiquinol oxidase subunit III, which produces MSNIVLEKDIAHSHEQGHEDAGSMRVFGFWIYLMTDCILFATLFAGYAVLRDSIAGGPSTVDIFELPYVLAETALLLLSSITYGYAMLAMNRNDKAHVLRWLAVTFLLGCGFIAMEINEFHHLIAQGYGPDRSGFLTAFFTLVGTHGAHVLSGLVWMAILMAQVSSRGLTNTNTTRLSCLSLFWHFLDVVWICVFTVVYLLGVV; this is translated from the coding sequence ATGTCCAATATCGTCCTGGAAAAAGACATCGCTCACAGTCATGAGCAAGGCCACGAAGACGCCGGGTCCATGCGGGTGTTCGGTTTCTGGATCTACCTGATGACCGACTGCATTCTCTTCGCCACGCTGTTCGCCGGCTACGCCGTGCTGCGTGACAGCATCGCCGGAGGGCCGTCGACTGTCGATATTTTCGAGTTGCCCTACGTCCTCGCCGAAACCGCCCTGCTGCTGCTCAGCAGCATCACCTACGGCTACGCCATGCTGGCGATGAACCGCAACGACAAGGCCCATGTGCTGCGCTGGCTGGCGGTGACCTTCCTGCTGGGCTGCGGCTTCATCGCGATGGAAATCAACGAATTCCATCACCTTATCGCACAAGGCTACGGCCCGGATCGCAGCGGCTTTCTCACCGCGTTTTTCACTCTGGTCGGCACCCACGGCGCGCACGTGCTCAGCGGCCTGGTGTGGATGGCAATCCTGATGGCGCAGGTCAGCAGCCGCGGCCTGACCAACACCAACACCACGCGCCTGAGTTGCCTGAGCCTGTTCTGGCACTTCCTCGATGTCGTGTGGATTTGCGTGTTTACCGTAGTTTATCTGTTGGGGGTGGTGTGA
- a CDS encoding zinc-dependent alcohol dehydrogenase, which yields MRALTWQAPNHLRVDNVPDPSILNPRDAIIRVTLSSVCGSDLHLLGGYVPAMKPGDIIGHEFMGEIVEVGPGVNGLRKGDKVITISIIGCGNCEPCQRSDFSCCDNSNPNPSVTDLAYGQPCCGIIGYSHAFGGYPGSHATYVRVPYADVNLFKVPEGVRDEQALFVSDAAPTGYFAADNADIQPGETVAVWGCGGVGLMAICSAYLLGAERVIAIDRYPERLRLAEERCNAIPINYEQTNVHEALLELTGGRGPDRCIDCVGMEAHGTEIDYAYDKTKQMLRLHTERGTVLRQAIRACRKGGTVSVVGVYGGLLDKFPMGAIVNKALTVRSGQQPGQRYAPTLFEHIQKGELDPSWLLTHPMSLEDGAEGYRMFKEKTDQCIRAVFKP from the coding sequence ATGCGCGCACTCACCTGGCAAGCACCCAACCATCTGCGAGTCGACAATGTCCCCGATCCGTCGATTCTCAACCCGCGCGATGCGATCATCCGCGTCACGCTGTCCTCGGTCTGCGGCTCCGACTTGCACCTGCTCGGCGGTTACGTTCCGGCGATGAAACCGGGCGATATCATCGGCCATGAATTCATGGGCGAGATCGTTGAGGTCGGCCCCGGCGTCAATGGCCTGCGCAAGGGCGACAAGGTCATCACCATTTCCATCATCGGCTGCGGCAATTGCGAGCCGTGCCAGCGCAGCGATTTTTCCTGCTGCGACAACTCCAACCCCAATCCGTCGGTGACCGACCTCGCCTACGGCCAACCGTGCTGCGGGATTATCGGCTACAGCCACGCGTTCGGCGGCTACCCCGGCAGCCACGCCACTTATGTGCGCGTGCCCTACGCCGACGTCAACCTGTTCAAGGTGCCCGAGGGCGTGCGCGACGAGCAGGCGCTGTTTGTCTCCGATGCCGCGCCCACCGGTTATTTCGCAGCCGACAACGCCGACATTCAACCGGGCGAGACGGTGGCGGTCTGGGGCTGTGGCGGCGTCGGGCTCATGGCGATCTGCAGCGCCTATCTGCTCGGCGCCGAACGGGTCATTGCGATCGATCGTTACCCCGAGCGACTGCGCCTGGCCGAAGAACGCTGCAACGCCATTCCGATCAATTACGAGCAGACCAACGTTCACGAAGCGCTGCTGGAACTGACCGGCGGGCGCGGGCCGGACCGCTGCATCGATTGCGTCGGCATGGAAGCTCACGGCACGGAAATCGACTATGCCTACGACAAGACCAAACAGATGCTGCGCCTGCACACCGAACGCGGCACCGTGCTGCGCCAGGCCATTCGCGCCTGTCGCAAGGGCGGCACGGTGTCGGTGGTCGGTGTATATGGCGGGTTGCTGGATAAATTCCCGATGGGCGCAATCGTCAACAAGGCGCTGACGGTGCGCTCAGGGCAACAGCCGGGGCAACGCTACGCACCGACGTTGTTCGAACACATCCAGAAAGGCGAACTCGACCCTTCGTGGCTGCTGACGCATCCGATGAGTCTGGAGGACGGTGCCGAAGGTTATCGGATGTTCAAGGAGAAAACCGATCAGTGCATTCGCGCCGTGTTCAAGCCGTGA
- the cyoE gene encoding heme o synthase produces MDHGQHSPQHAGALRQWRVPLNVGIELTKPGIIFGNLASVLGGYLLAAAGRPLSVAHLLATVLGTALIIACGCVINNCVDRDIDRRMVRTCHRALAIRAVSVPAALCYAGVLGLLGFALLWSGTTPLACALAAIGLIIYAGVYTCLMKRSSHWGTLVGSLSGAMPPVIGYGAVTGNFDATALLLVIVFCCWQMPHSHAITVMRHEDFRAAGLPTLTLNQARREIILYMLAFLISAAVLGWLANLNVSYPLVIVGLGGYWFYLALRRVSSRTSKAWARRLFVVSILLILALNLSLALNAVLPSFTV; encoded by the coding sequence ATGGATCATGGACAGCATTCACCACAACATGCTGGCGCACTGAGGCAATGGAGGGTACCGCTCAACGTCGGCATTGAACTGACCAAACCGGGGATCATCTTCGGCAATCTGGCGTCGGTGCTCGGTGGTTACCTGCTCGCGGCGGCCGGCCGACCATTGTCTGTCGCGCACTTGCTGGCCACCGTGCTCGGTACCGCGTTGATCATTGCTTGCGGTTGCGTGATCAATAACTGCGTCGACCGCGATATCGATCGGCGCATGGTCCGCACCTGTCATCGGGCGCTGGCGATCCGTGCGGTGTCAGTGCCGGCAGCGCTGTGTTATGCGGGCGTGCTCGGACTGCTCGGCTTTGCCCTGCTCTGGTCCGGCACCACGCCGCTGGCCTGTGCGCTGGCGGCGATTGGCTTGATCATCTATGCAGGCGTTTATACCTGTCTGATGAAGCGCAGCTCGCATTGGGGCACGCTGGTTGGCAGCCTGTCGGGCGCCATGCCGCCGGTGATCGGCTATGGCGCGGTGACCGGCAATTTCGACGCCACCGCGCTGCTGCTGGTCATCGTGTTCTGCTGCTGGCAGATGCCGCATTCCCATGCGATCACCGTGATGCGCCACGAGGATTTCCGCGCGGCCGGGCTGCCAACCCTGACGCTGAATCAGGCACGGCGCGAGATCATTCTGTACATGCTTGCGTTCCTCATCAGCGCGGCCGTGTTGGGCTGGCTGGCAAATCTCAACGTGTCGTACCCGCTGGTCATTGTCGGCCTGGGTGGCTACTGGTTTTACCTGGCCTTGCGGCGGGTCAGCAGCCGCACGTCGAAAGCCTGGGCACGACGGCTTTTCGTGGTGTCCATCCTGCTGATTCTGGCGTTGAACCTGTCGCTGGCGCTGAACGCGGTACTGCCATCGTTCACGGTTTAG
- a CDS encoding DUF2934 domain-containing protein: MDEETIRKTAYRLWEEQGRPHGQDFDHWFQARAELDAFDSDGLPGSVASSVAPPAPRKKSKEAPAATASKTRKKTSAAAK; this comes from the coding sequence ATGGACGAGGAAACCATCCGCAAAACCGCCTATCGCCTTTGGGAAGAGCAAGGCCGGCCGCACGGGCAGGATTTCGATCACTGGTTCCAGGCCCGCGCCGAGCTCGATGCGTTCGACTCCGACGGCTTGCCCGGCTCGGTCGCCAGCAGCGTAGCGCCGCCGGCACCACGGAAAAAGAGCAAAGAGGCGCCCGCCGCCACGGCGAGCAAAACCCGCAAGAAAACCTCCGCCGCAGCGAAATGA
- a CDS encoding metallothionein: MANDTSTSQCACSGCTCSADNAVERDGKRYCSQACADLHPNGQPCPSSSCQCEQNLGHSERNVSDSKLDEAVEETFPASDPISP; this comes from the coding sequence ATGGCTAACGACACCTCAACATCACAATGCGCCTGCTCCGGCTGCACCTGCAGTGCCGACAACGCGGTCGAGCGCGACGGCAAACGCTATTGCAGCCAGGCTTGTGCCGACCTTCACCCCAATGGCCAGCCCTGCCCGTCGAGCAGTTGCCAGTGCGAGCAAAATCTGGGGCACAGTGAACGCAACGTCAGTGATTCAAAACTGGACGAAGCGGTGGAAGAAACCTTTCCCGCCAGCGATCCGATTTCACCGTAA
- the cyoA gene encoding ubiquinol oxidase subunit II, which yields MKRIIGYGLTYLATSVVLAGCNLIVFNPKGQVAKDERDLIILATGLMLLVVIPVIVMTFLFAWRYRATNKKARYSPRWASSHKIEAVVWGVPFLIICVLGWVTWETTHALDPYRPLDSDVPPVNVQVVATDWKWLFIYPDLGIASVNELALPVNTPVSFTVTSDAAMTSFFIPALGGQIYAMAGMQTKLHLIANEPGQYRGIAANYNGHGFSDMHFSTLALNGADYDAWVNKVRTTPQQLDQNSYAELAKPSVAHPITYYSKVQERLFLNIVDKYEGMNKAPRSKGSQVQRNSDDKRVDQQPSLLAEER from the coding sequence ATGAAGCGAATCATTGGGTATGGCCTGACCTATCTCGCTACCAGCGTTGTTCTCGCCGGTTGCAACTTGATCGTGTTCAACCCCAAGGGCCAGGTGGCCAAGGATGAACGCGACCTGATCATCCTCGCGACCGGCCTGATGCTGCTGGTGGTGATTCCGGTCATCGTGATGACTTTCCTGTTCGCCTGGCGCTATCGCGCTACCAACAAAAAAGCCCGCTATTCGCCGCGCTGGGCCAGCTCGCACAAGATCGAAGCGGTGGTTTGGGGCGTGCCTTTCCTGATCATTTGCGTGCTCGGCTGGGTCACCTGGGAAACCACGCACGCGCTGGACCCTTATCGACCGCTAGACTCCGACGTCCCGCCGGTGAACGTCCAAGTCGTCGCGACGGACTGGAAATGGTTGTTCATCTATCCGGATCTGGGCATTGCTTCGGTCAATGAACTCGCACTACCGGTCAACACACCGGTAAGTTTCACCGTCACTTCCGACGCGGCCATGACTTCGTTCTTTATTCCTGCACTCGGCGGGCAGATATATGCCATGGCAGGCATGCAGACCAAGTTGCATTTGATCGCCAATGAGCCCGGCCAATATCGCGGAATCGCCGCCAACTATAACGGCCACGGCTTCTCCGACATGCACTTCAGCACCCTGGCATTGAATGGCGCCGACTATGACGCGTGGGTAAACAAGGTCAGGACCACCCCCCAGCAACTTGATCAGAACAGTTATGCCGAACTGGCGAAGCCTTCGGTTGCACACCCGATTACTTATTACTCGAAAGTTCAGGAGCGACTGTTCCTGAATATCGTCGACAAGTACGAAGGCATGAACAAGGCACCGCGCTCCAAAGGTAGCCAGGTGCAACGCAACAGCGACGACAAGCGCGTCGATCAACAACCGAGTCTGCTGGCCGAGGAGCGTTAA
- the cyoB gene encoding cytochrome o ubiquinol oxidase subunit I has translation MFGKLSWDAVPLHEPIVMYTLAIVGLMGFALVGTVTWKRKWGYLWREWFTSVDHKKIGCMYIIVALVMLLRGFSDAIMMRTQQAMASSGGPGYLPPEHYDQIFTAHGVIMIFFMAMPFVVGLMNIVVPLQIGARDVAYPFLNALSFWLFVVGAALVNISLGVGEFARTGWVAYPPLSELGYSPGVGVDYYIWSLQISGIGTLLTGVNFFVTILKMRTEGMTLFKMPVFTWNALCTSVLILAAFPILTATLLMLTLDRYLGMHFFTNEAGGNPMMYVNLIWAWGHPEVYILILPAFGIFSEIAATFSSKRLFGYVSLVWATISITILSFIVWLHHFFTMGAGANVNAFFGIMTMIIAVPTGVKIFTWLFTMYRGRVRFETPMLWTLGFIVTFSIGGMTGVLLAVPGADFLLHNSLFLIAHFHNVIIGGAVFGYMAGLTYWFPKAFGFRLNDRLGRIAFWCWLIGFYFAFMPSYVLGFMGMTRRLNHFDNPAWQPWLLLELVGVGIILCGVSAQALQLYVSIRNRAKYRDLTGDPWDGRTLEWATASPPPFYNFAEQPKVNDLDAYWGMKERGVSTLSHTDYRAIHMPRNTSAGLVISIFALIYSFALVWHIWWLAIFGLVASVVAMVVRSYDEDIDYFVPAQEVARIEKARLKDLAEA, from the coding sequence ATGTTCGGGAAACTTTCATGGGACGCGGTTCCATTGCACGAGCCGATTGTCATGTACACCCTGGCCATCGTTGGCCTGATGGGTTTTGCCCTGGTCGGCACCGTCACCTGGAAGCGCAAGTGGGGGTACCTCTGGCGCGAGTGGTTCACCTCGGTCGATCACAAGAAAATCGGCTGCATGTACATCATCGTCGCCCTGGTCATGCTGCTGCGCGGCTTTTCCGACGCGATCATGATGCGCACCCAACAGGCCATGGCCTCGAGTGGCGGGCCGGGTTATCTGCCGCCGGAACATTACGACCAGATCTTCACCGCCCACGGCGTGATCATGATTTTCTTCATGGCCATGCCGTTCGTGGTCGGCCTGATGAACATCGTTGTGCCGTTGCAGATTGGCGCGCGCGATGTGGCGTATCCGTTTCTCAATGCGCTGAGTTTCTGGCTGTTCGTGGTCGGTGCGGCGCTGGTCAATATCTCGCTGGGCGTCGGTGAATTCGCCCGCACCGGCTGGGTCGCCTACCCGCCCCTGTCCGAACTCGGCTACAGCCCCGGGGTGGGTGTCGATTACTACATCTGGTCATTACAGATATCCGGGATAGGCACGTTACTCACCGGGGTCAACTTCTTCGTGACCATTCTGAAAATGCGCACCGAAGGCATGACCCTGTTCAAGATGCCGGTGTTCACCTGGAACGCCCTGTGCACCTCGGTGCTGATCCTCGCCGCGTTCCCGATTCTCACCGCAACCTTGCTGATGCTCACCCTCGACCGCTATCTGGGCATGCACTTCTTCACCAACGAGGCCGGCGGCAATCCGATGATGTACGTCAACCTCATCTGGGCCTGGGGTCATCCGGAGGTGTACATCCTGATCCTGCCGGCCTTCGGGATCTTTTCCGAAATCGCCGCGACCTTCAGCAGCAAGCGTCTGTTCGGCTACGTGTCGCTGGTGTGGGCGACGATCTCGATCACCATCCTGTCGTTCATCGTCTGGCTGCACCACTTCTTCACCATGGGCGCCGGGGCCAACGTCAATGCGTTCTTCGGCATCATGACGATGATTATTGCGGTGCCGACCGGGGTGAAAATCTTCACTTGGCTGTTCACCATGTACCGCGGGCGGGTGCGCTTCGAAACGCCGATGTTGTGGACGCTGGGCTTTATCGTCACGTTCAGCATCGGCGGCATGACCGGCGTGCTGCTGGCGGTGCCCGGCGCGGACTTCCTGTTGCACAACAGCCTGTTTTTGATCGCGCACTTCCATAACGTGATCATCGGCGGCGCGGTATTCGGCTACATGGCCGGGCTGACCTACTGGTTCCCGAAAGCCTTCGGCTTCCGCCTCAACGACCGGCTCGGGCGCATCGCCTTCTGGTGCTGGCTGATCGGTTTCTACTTCGCCTTCATGCCGTCCTACGTGCTCGGTTTCATGGGCATGACCCGACGCCTCAACCACTTCGACAACCCGGCCTGGCAACCTTGGTTGCTGCTGGAACTGGTCGGCGTCGGCATCATTCTTTGCGGCGTGTCCGCGCAGGCGCTGCAGCTGTATGTGAGCATCCGCAACCGCGCCAAATACCGCGACCTCACCGGCGACCCGTGGGATGGCCGCACGCTGGAATGGGCCACGGCCTCGCCGCCGCCGTTCTACAACTTCGCCGAGCAGCCGAAAGTCAACGATCTGGACGCGTACTGGGGCATGAAAGAGCGCGGCGTCAGCACCCTGAGCCACACCGATTACCGCGCCATTCATATGCCACGTAATACCTCGGCCGGTCTGGTGATCAGCATTTTCGCGCTGATCTACAGCTTCGCCCTGGTCTGGCATATCTGGTGGCTGGCGATCTTCGGGCTGGTGGCCTCGGTGGTTGCCATGGTCGTGCGCAGTTATGACGAAGACATCGACTATTTCGTCCCCGCGCAGGAAGTCGCACGGATCGAAAAAGCGCGTCTCAAAGACCTGGCGGAGGCTTGA
- the cyoD gene encoding cytochrome o ubiquinol oxidase subunit IV gives MYNQSQVHSSAGTSHGSSRTYMVGFIISVVLTVIPFGLVMFPTLPRNVTAWVVVALGVVQVFAHLKYFLHLDTASEQRWNLIALIFSVVIILLLVGLSLWIMDSIHHNMLAH, from the coding sequence ATGTATAACCAAAGTCAGGTTCACAGCAGTGCCGGGACCAGCCACGGCAGCAGCCGCACGTACATGGTCGGCTTCATCATTTCGGTGGTCCTCACCGTGATTCCGTTCGGTCTGGTGATGTTTCCGACCTTGCCGCGCAATGTCACCGCGTGGGTGGTGGTGGCGCTCGGCGTGGTGCAGGTGTTCGCCCACCTGAAATATTTCCTCCATCTGGACACGGCCTCGGAACAGCGCTGGAACCTCATCGCGCTGATCTTTTCGGTGGTCATCATTCTTCTGCTGGTTGGGCTCTCGCTATGGATCATGGACAGCATTCACCACAACATGCTGGCGCACTGA
- a CDS encoding LysR family transcriptional regulator, translating to MDKLLALKMFVETVRCGGYSSAARKLGISTSSVTRQVAGLEHELGASLLNRTTRNTSVTVAGQTYFDKAVAILDAIDEADAVVADRGSEAQGRLRISVPVEFGRRLIAPHLSRLLARHPGLEISLSLSDQVSDLLSEQIDVSVRLGSSVVSEDIVSKRVGQFQRWVVASPEYLARSAELCHPRDLLDHQCLRFDYAGTHQHWTFQGDDETIQLNVHGRLQSNNADILREAAINGGGVTLLADWLVRDDVAAGRLVRVLEQYQVNPGTASTCINALYLPNHRGSSRINVFIDFLLEILQPAA from the coding sequence ATGGACAAGTTGCTGGCCTTGAAGATGTTTGTCGAAACCGTGCGCTGCGGGGGCTATTCCTCGGCGGCGCGCAAACTCGGGATCTCGACGTCTTCAGTGACCCGGCAGGTGGCGGGGCTGGAACATGAGCTGGGTGCAAGCTTGCTCAATCGTACTACGCGCAATACCAGCGTGACGGTGGCGGGGCAGACTTACTTCGACAAGGCCGTGGCGATTCTCGACGCGATCGACGAAGCCGACGCGGTGGTCGCTGACCGTGGCAGCGAGGCGCAAGGGCGGCTGCGCATCAGCGTGCCGGTGGAGTTCGGCCGGCGCCTCATCGCGCCGCACCTGAGCCGCTTGCTGGCGCGCCATCCGGGCCTGGAAATCAGCCTGTCGCTGAGTGATCAGGTCAGCGACCTGCTCAGCGAACAGATCGACGTCTCGGTGCGCCTCGGCTCGTCAGTGGTCAGCGAGGACATCGTCAGCAAACGCGTCGGTCAGTTCCAGCGCTGGGTCGTCGCCAGCCCCGAGTACCTGGCGCGCAGTGCCGAGCTGTGCCATCCGCGCGACCTGCTCGACCATCAATGCCTGCGCTTCGATTACGCCGGCACCCACCAGCACTGGACCTTTCAGGGCGACGACGAAACCATCCAGCTCAACGTGCACGGGCGCCTGCAAAGTAACAATGCCGACATCCTTCGCGAAGCCGCGATCAACGGTGGCGGGGTGACGCTGCTGGCCGACTGGCTGGTTCGCGACGACGTGGCCGCCGGACGACTGGTGCGCGTGCTCGAGCAGTATCAGGTCAATCCCGGCACTGCCAGCACCTGCATCAACGCGCTGTACCTGCCCAACCACCGGGGCTCGAGCCGTATCAACGTGTTCATCGATTTTCTCCTGGAGATTCTCCAGCCGGCGGCTTGA